In a single window of the Rhopalosiphum padi isolate XX-2018 chromosome 1, ASM2088224v1, whole genome shotgun sequence genome:
- the LOC132921250 gene encoding small ribosomal subunit protein mS35: MSALQTALRRTTAVMMPSGFHHPVRVWCSTKAIPTDGKFRVLDLKKKAFVPHAKKKYNKTITLPPRALSMPVDQEWSNVWPGPRTFHPASVPLAVRQGYDQKRASPGKYGNAELMKIPNFLHLTPPAVKKHCSALKQFCTEWPKGLETDEDCDKHFPMTTITTDYCHSSPTIKDPKARIVTFKIKLSTFNLDKHARDKMIRLVGDRYDEESDILTIVTDRCPTRKQNYDYGVYVLTALYHESNTFEEWERLKQEADMEHYIWENNPSKKAYVTLTRWPQKISDDDVKSHSIEDDTVGQKYKEAVTELLNNGEDTYTLNKYKEAVLAVLLPQNIQS; encoded by the exons atgtccgCGCTACAAACGGCGCTTCGACGAACGACGGCCGTGATGATGCCTAGTGGTTTCCATCATCCCGTCCGGGTTTGGTGTTCGACCAAAGCTATCCCTACGG ACGGAAAGTTCAGGGTCTTGGACTTGAAGAAAAAAGCATTTGTGCCACATGCTAAGAAGAAGTACAATAAGACCATCACTTTACCGCCCAg AGCTTTGAGTATGCCTGTCGATCAAGAGTGGTCTAATGTATGGCCTGGTCCTAGAACATTTCATCCAGCTAGTGTACCATTGGCAGTACGACAAGGATATGATCAGAAAAGAGCATCACCAGGAAAATATGGAAATGCTGAGCTAATGAAAATTCCAAATTTCCTACATCTTACACCACCTGCAGTAAAAAAACATTGCAGTGCTTTAAAACAGTTTTGTACCGAATGGCCCAAAGGTTTAGAAACTGATGAAGATTGTGATAAACATTTTCCAatgacaacaataacaacagaTTACTGTCATTCATCACCGACGATTAAAGATCCAAAAGCTAGAATAGTTACATTCAAA ATCAAACTAAGCACGTTTAATTTAGATAAACATGCAAGAGACAAAATGATCAGATTGGTTGGAGACAGATATGATGAAGAGTCTGATATACTCACTATTGTTACTGATCGTTGTCCAACAAGGAAACAAAACTATGATTATGGAGTTTACGTGCTCACAGCCCTGTATCACGAATCTAAT aCCTTCGAGGAATGGGAACGACTAAAACAAGAAGCAGATATGGAACATTATATTTGGGAAAACAATCCATCAAAAAAAGCCTATGTTACATTAACTCGATGGCCACAGAAGATTTCTGATGATGATGTAAAATCACATTCTATTGAAGACGATACAGTGGGACAGAAATACAAAGAAGCTGTTACAGAATTATTAAACAATG gCGAAGATACATACACTTTGAATAAATACAAAGAGGCTGTACTTGCGGTGTTATTACCTCAAAATATACAGtcttag